Below is a window of Callithrix jacchus isolate 240 chromosome 15, calJac240_pri, whole genome shotgun sequence DNA.
TATGGCAGGATGAGTACATCAAGGGGAAGAGCCCCTAGGAAATGGCTTGTCTGGGAGCCTTCTCTAAGGAGCCACCCAGGGCTTCCCTGTGGCTGTGGACACATCTCCTGTGTGCCCCCAGTGTCACACCCCTGGGATAGCCCACTCTCCCCTGCCCAGCTGGCAGAATCCCTAGGGTCACCAACCTCCTTCCAACAGACTGGCTCTCAGTGAGGTATGGGCTACTGTTGCAGGGAGCCTTTGCCTGGCATCTGGGACCAGTACCTAGATCAGTTCCAGAAGCTCCTAGTCCTCCGCTGCCTGCGCGGGGACAAGGTTACCAACGCCATGCAGGACTTCGTGGCCACCAACCTGGAGCCACGCTTCATTGAGCCCCAGGCAAGTGCTGGCACCCTGGCAGGACTGACACCTTGGGCTCATCCCCGTCCCGGGTCCCAGAGCTCTGGCTGCACCTGGATAGACTATTTTGCAGCCTTGGCCAGGTTAGGACCCCTCCTTGCTCCCTAAAGGCTCTGAGAGGTTCCAGCCCCCACCAGAAAGCCCATCAGGGACCACTCTGAGAACCCCAGATCCCCCTCCCTTGCCCTGATCTCTCTGTAGCCCCAGGTGGTCTCAGCATCTCTCCCTGCTCTTGCAGACAGCCAACCTGTCAGTGGTGTTCAAAGACTCCAACTCCACCACACCCCTCATCTTTGTGCTGTCACCTGGCACAGACCCTGCTGCCGACCTCTACAAGTTTGCTGAAGAAATGAAGTTCTCCAAAAAGCTCTCTGCCATCTCCCTGGGCCAGGGGCAGGTGAGAGctaggcagggaggaagggagtgggCTGGGGGTGGGCCAGCTGGCCCCACTGCTCAGTGCTCCTGCTCCTGCAGGGCCCTAGGGCAGAAGCCATGATGCGCAGCTCCATAGAGAGGGGCAAGTGGGTCTTCTTCCAGAACTGCCACCTGGCACCAAGCTGGATGCCAGCCCTGGAACACCTCATCGAGCACATCAACCCAGATAAGGTGTGCTGCCCTGCCCATCACAGACCCACTGGGGCCTCCTCTGCATCCATCAGGGACTAATGAGCCAGAAATTAAGAGAATCATGCAAaccactctgcccagcctccAGCGTGTAGCAAGTGCTCAGCAACTGACATGTGCCACACATCGACTGGATTAATCCTCTCAATCCACCCCCCACACCCAGTTACTGGTACAAGTGGTTATGCATCTTGCCCAGGGCCACCTAGCACAGACCAGTGACCTGGGACTTGCCAAagcccaattctttttttttttttttttttttgagacagagtcttgctcagttgccaggctagagtgcagtggtggatctcggctcactgcaacctctgcctcccgggttcaagcaattctcctgcctcagcttccccagaagctgggactacaggcacacaccaccacgcccagctgatttttgtatttttagtagcgacagggtttcatcatgttaaccaagatagtcttgatctcttaacctcatgattcacccaccttggcctaccaaagttcaggaattacaggcgtgagccactgtgcctggcctgccaaAGCCCAAGTCTTAACCAGTTGTCTGTGTGCAGCCTCAGCTAGCCCGCCTCAGGGGTGCAGTCAGGCTGAGggtgggcccagggtccctgggTAGGAGGGAGCCTGGTGTCATGGTGGCCACCAGGTATGGGTCTCAATGCTCACGGGGAGCCATGGCCACTAGGTGCACAGGGACTTCCGCCTCTGGCTCACCAGCCTGCCCAGCAACAAGTTCCCAGTATCCATACTGCAGAACGGCTCCAAGATGACCATTGAGCCGCCACGTGGTGTCAAGGCCAACCTGCTGAAGTCCTACAGCAGCCTCAGCGATGACTTCCTCAACTCCTGCCACAAGGTGAGGCACACTTGGTGCAGGCCCGCCCTATCTGGCCCCTGGCCCCACCCCTCacctcccctgcctcccacctcccgCAGGTGACAGAGTTCAAGTCTCTCCTGTTGTCTCTGTGCTTGTTCCATGGGAACGCCCTGGAGCGCCGTAAGTTTGGGCCCCTAGGCTTCAACATCCCCTATGAGTTCACAGATGGAGACCTGCGCATCTGCATCAGCCAGCTCAAGATGTTCCTGGACGAATATGATGACATCCCCTACAAGGTGGGCCTGGGGCAGACTGGGGCCTGGGGACTGGGCACTTAATGGGAGCTCTCACCCACCCACCCCATAGGTCCTCAAGTACACAGCAGGGGAGATCAATTACGGGGGCCGTGTTACTGACGACTGGGACCGACGCTGCATCATGAACATCCTGGAGGACTTCTACAACCCCGACGTGCTCTCCCCTGAGCACAGCTACAGTGCCTCGGGCATCTACCACCAGATCCCGCCCACCAATGACTTCCACGTGAGTCCAGCCCAAAGTGCTGCACAGGAGGGGCCTGCCAGGCTGGGGTTCTGGGTGAGAGAAGACACAGCCCCCATCCTCCATCAGCTTTCTTTTCATTGATCGATCCATCCCACAAAGACAGCCTTGGCAAGGGAGTCGGTCCCTGCCCACTGGGGCTCGCTTCTGTGGGTGAATACCTGATCAGCCACTCCCTAGGTGGAATTACTCAGTGAGGGCTTGGGGCAGCTCCTCCAAGACAGTAACAAGGTCCAGACTGCAGTCAGGGAGGGCTGCCACAGAAATTATGCTTCCCCTAAGATGTGTGGGGAGAAGCCATGAGCTGGGGCTGGGTTGCGTGGGTCATCAGTGTAAAGGGCCTGCACCAGGAGGGAGCCTGATGGGTTTGGGCCACTGAATAGAGGGACAGGGAATGGTTGGTGGTAACAAGGGGGCTGGGAGGGAACACCACACAATGCCTCAGAGGCCTGGAGTCCCAAGAGCAGGGACATGAATAAGGGTTATAAGTAGGGGTGAGAAGTGAGGGATGTGACAAGTGGGGATGTGCTCCATTGGAGGGTGACTCTGAAGGCTGGGGTGGAGCAAGCCAGGGGCTTCCATTTTGGCCTCCTTCCTCCTAGGGCTACCTCTCCTACATCAAGAGCCTGCCACTCAATGATATCCCTGAGATCTTTGGCCTGCACGACAATGCCAACATCACATTTGCCCAGAATGAGACATTTGCCCTGCTGGGTGCCATCATCCAGCTGCAACCCAAATCGTCTTCTGTGGGCAGCCAGGGCCGGGAGGAGGTAGGTGGTGTCAGAGGAAGGGGCCCAAGGGCTGGATGGGCTAGGCTCCACCATCCTGCCCACTCCCCTGTGGGACAAGCTCTGTGCATGTGGAATCCCACAGGGGATAAGGGGGGCCAGCCTTGACCCCCAGTGTTCCTTTGCCCCTGCAGATAGTGGAGGACATCGCCCAAAACATTCTGCTCAAGGTGCCTGAACCTATCAACTTGCAATTGGTGATGGCCAAATACCCAGTGCTGTATGAGGAATCAATGAACACAGTGCTAGTACAAGAGGTCATTAGGTAATCACCCTGCCATGCCCCTGCCCCGAGTCAGCGGCCACTGGACTGTAGAGAAATGACAGCAGGAGTTACTATGGACCAGGTGCcatttattattcccattttatagatgagtaaactgaggccccAAAATGTTCAATAAGCTGTCCAAGTTCAACTTCACATATTTGCTAAGGGTCAGAGCTGGGATTGTACCCAGTCCACCTGACACAGCTCTCTGCTCTTAGCCTTTATGTTCTGCCAATGTTTTTCAGTCTGTGGCCTTGAACTGGGGAGCACAGCCACTGCCACACGACCCCAGCCCATTGCCTGTTCCTTTGCCACTGGCCTCATAGGTACAATCGGCTGCTGCAGGTGATCACACAGACACTGCAAGACCTGCTCAAGGCACTCAAGGGGCTGGTGGTGATGTCCTCACAGCTGGAACTGATGGCTGCCAGCCTGTACAACAATACTGTGCCTGAGCTCTGGAGTGCCAAGGCCTACCCATCACTCAAGCCTCTGTCCTCGTGGGTCATGGATCTGCTGCAACGCCTGGACTTTCTGCAGGCCTGGATCAAAGGTGGCATCCCAGCCATCTTCTGGATCAGTGGCTTCTTCTTCCCCCAGGCTTTCTTGACAGGCACTCTGCAGAATTTTGCCCGCAAATTTGTCATCTCCATCGACACCATCTCCTTTGATTTCAAGGTCTGAGCACAGCCAGGGCCAGGTCAGGTGACCGGCTAGGGTACACCCCAGGCAGAAAAGACTCTGAGGCAATAGTTGGTTGGCAGTTGGGAAATCCCTAAGCCAGGGCCTGGGAAGACCCAGGTCAGAAGAGGCCATAAGTCCCAGGAATGGGTCTGGGCTGGGTCCATCAAAAATCCACAGGTGGAGGGACCAGACCACAGGCCCCAGGCTAAAGTGGTAGGTACATGATGAGCAGGCAGACAGCATTAGGCAACACTCAGCTCTCAGAAGGGAGTTTTGTGTCTCCTGATCAAAATCCTAACCCAGATTCTGGGTATtggtatgtgtgtggggtgtgtctgtgtctaCCCACAGGTAATGCCTGAGGCCTCAACACAATTAACACAAAGACCCCAAGTAGGGTGCTATATCCATGGACTCTTCCTGGAAGGTGCCCGCTGGGATCCAGAGGCCTTCCAGCTGGCTGAGTCTCAGCCCAAGGAGTTGTACACAGAGATGGCCGTTATCTGGCTCCTGCCAACACCCAACCGCAAGGCCCAAGACCAGGACTTTTACCTGTGCCCCATCTACAAGACACTGACTCGTGCTGGTATGATGCCTGGGGTGGGAGCCTACACTGCAGGTGGGGACCCAGGACTAACCCAACCCAGCCCAGCCCAAGCCAGTCAGACTGACCCAGGTTAGCTGAACAAGGAATGAATACAGAGATTTGGGCCAGGCCAGCAAGCTGCAAGCAGGTTAATGCCCAAAGCCTGCCATCCAGCTGTGGGGAGCACCCTGAGCTCCTATCCTTCAGCAGACCTACCTTGGGTCCTAGAAGCCTACAAGCCCTAGCCTGTCACTGAGGGTTCAAAGGGtaactgaggcccagagcaggAACTTGTCTGGGCTGGGTCCATCAGAGAATGAAAAGTAGCATAAACTTTGCCATCTCTATCTTCAGTCCCCAATACAGTAACCCTGGGTAGGCTTGAACCCTGGCCAGACCAGCTCATCCGGCAGGCTTCCTCTTGGGTCAGGGCTCCCCTCCCTGTCCTCCTCTACCCTGCCCCTACACTATCCCTGCTCTAGTAGTAATGGGGCATGACCTAACCCGTCCCCCTCCTTGCCCATTCCAGGAACACTATCAACCACAGGCCACTCCACCAACTATGTCATTGCTGTGGAGATCCCGACCCATCAGCCCCAGCGACACTGGATAAAGCGTGGTGTGGCCCTCATCTGTGCCCTGGACTACTAGACTCAGACAGAAGGGTTTGAGCCATTAAAGCTGAATTTTCTAAGCAGTCCAGCTGTGCCTCAGCTGCTTGCATGAGGGCCCCTCTGGACTCACTGCGAGTGGGGTGGTGAGGGGCTACAGCAGCCTCAGCAGACAATGCAGTCAGCAGGGGAGAGCAGGACAGAGGTGGCAGCTTTGACCAACTATGCCTGTACAAACACAAGGAAGAGACGCCCAGCGCCCTCCCAGGGAGAACACACCAGGCAAGATTAGAGGCAGTCTTGCCTCTTGACTGGGAGTCCCAGCACATCTCCATGTTGCAAAAGCCACAAATTTGGTAAAAGCCCTCTCCCTAGAAAGCATACCCTGTCCACAGCCCACCTGAAGCCCCTCCTTAGCTCAGGTTCTAAATCCCACGTCTAGGGTCCCAAGGATCTCTGGCCCAAGACAGCTGGACACTCAAGGATCATATACTTCTTGCCTTTCTGGTCCCAGAGCCCTGGGCCCACGAGGTCTAGAAagtccctccctcccaccacacacatgTAGCCCAGCCTCCATTTCTCAGGCCAGCAACCACAGGAGGGTCCATTTCTCAGGAGATTCTTAGGAgggttttattcattcattgatccaGTATTTACAGGGGCTAGAGGGGTCAGGCTGTGCTCTGCCCAGAGGCAGCTGTCACACCTGCCAGCACCCCCATTCAGTCACTATGTACAGACAAGGGGCCTGCTTGGATCACCTTCAAAACCATCTGGCAGAGGCCATGGGGCTGTGTTGGGGCCTGGGCTCCAGAGGCAGTGCTGGGCCCATTACCCCTTGGCATCAGGCCCTCTGGAACACAGGGCTCCAACTAGTTGTCTTGATCCTGCTGTCCCCAACCCTGAGTGCCTTGCAGAGGCTGAGGAAGCTGGAGTAGCAGGGAGAGCTGAGTGGTGCCAGCTTCCTACAAGCAGCCCTGTCTCTGCTACCCCTAAGAGGAAGGAGACATGGTAATACTgaggggctgggcagaggctcCTCTGAGCCCCAAGCTccagggacagagacccagagccCAAGTTAGGCCCATACCTAGAGCCACAACACTGAAGGCAAAAAGCCCCAGAACCTTGCTGTGGAGAACAGTCTTGAGCAGCCTAGCTAGAACAAGGAAGACAGTTCACAGGGCACTGAATAGTTCCCACATGCTCTGCTCAGGCCATGGGATCCCAGCAGGCTGCTCGCCCAAACCCCACTGGGACATCCCACTCCCAACCCAGTCCAGTGCTGGGTCCCTGAGTTTTTGGCACTCTCCtaagagaaatgaagagaatAGGCCTGGCTTCCTTACAACAGGGACAGGCTGGTGGCTGGGGCTAGAGCAGCAGGGTCCAGTGCCCACCCGCCCCCAGCTGGGACCCTATAGTTGTGACTCTGGCATGATATAAGGACCTGGGCCAACCAGGACAGCTGTTAGGAGAGAGAGCACAGTCAGGAAGGAACCTATGTCAACATGGTGGCAAGATGTGTTGGAGCCCAGAAAAATAGATGTCTCTGATaggtaaaatatatattctgctgcccaggcagaAGGGCCAGGTCCTGCTACTCCACAGCCGGCTGTGGAGGAAGAAGCTACAGTACCTCGTTGTGCCCCAACTCCAGATCCTGCCTCCTGAGCACTAAAGGGCTGATCTGCCCTGTGCCAGGCCTCAGGGCACGATGCAGGGAATATGGTCTATTCCCAGGGCCTGGGCTCTCTGGCTGGGATTATTCAGTAATACTGGGAAAGGGGAAAGTGGGGCAGGAAAGGACCCTAGTGAGGGTCACGCGGCAAGAGTGGGCTGCTGAGTCAGGGCCAGCAGTCCTCACTGGCGCTTGGCCTTGTAGGGGCGAGACCGTTTCCGCCGGTCAGGCTTCCGCTGCTTGTGGAGCCGGCCGATGCTGACCCCTTGGCGCCGCCGCACGGAGATATTCTGCTCCACTAGGTTGGCCAGCATGCCTGCAGAGAAACAGAGACCCTTGAGCAGGTGCTGGCTGCCTCAGTCCAGGAGCTGAGGCTCTAATGGCCCTCCCTGTCTGCTCAAGCCTCAGGAGAGGCCAGGGGAGGGGTGCTGAAGAACATGGCCCTCAGCAGGGCATGCCAGTTAAGACAGCAGTGCATCCCCTCACCTTCCTGAGCCAGCATGGAGATGAAGGTACAGATGAACTCATCGTAGTTGTGGGTCCTTCTCTGGTCATCAATCTGTAGGAGAGAAGAAGGCTGAGAGCACTGGAACCCATCTTGCCAGAGCAGCTACCAGCAGACCTCAGGAGGGGCCAGATCAGGGGACTGGAGAGATCACCCACCTTgaacttcttcctcttctccaccTCTTCCTTGAGGCATGCCTCATAATttgcaatctcagcctccacaCACTTCAGCAGTGCCAGCAGCTCCTGCCAAAACCCAGCATTGCACCTCTGATGAGGGCTGGCCAGCAACAAAGCCCCATGAGCAGTAGGCAGCTAGAGGCAAGGATGAGCAGCAAGTCCATGCCTACGGAGGCCCCTGCCGCCACCCAACCCAGAAAGTCTTCCTGGCACCTAGCTCCAACCACCAATCTTCACACCAAAGTTCTAATCAAGAACCTGGCACCTGGGCAGCAGGAGCTCAGGCCCTATTCTCCTCCAGGATTAAAGgagaaagacacaaagaaggctCACCTTGGGTGAGTACTTCTCCCCACTCAAGGGCTCGCCAGGTCTCACCAGCCCCGTCTTCTCTCTGCTGTCCGTGGCTTCCACGACCTCCTTCTCCACTGGGCTGCTGGACCCCTGGCTGCCTTGGATAGGTCTGATGGAGGGCGAGGAACCCTTCCCACCCTCTGGGAAGAGAATTCACGAGAAATTATCAGAAAGCAGGACATTTTGTGGTCACTTAGccacttccctccttcctcctgggtGCACCAAGTGGCCAGTGAGCCAGTCCAAGGCCCACCTGTCAGAGCCAGGGGACTCAGCACCCCATCCTCAGCCAAGTGCAGCAGGCCTGTGCTGATGACAGGACCCAGATCACGGACAGCACGGTTGTAGCGTATGCAGTCAACACGCAACAGGCTGTCATCCTCTCCAAAAAGCACCTTCGAGATGTGGGAGGTGACAGGGCTAGAGGGCCGCGTCGGGTTGGCTGAGCGGATGGGCGAGCGCAGTGGTGAGTTGAAAGCACTGCCGATCTCGGAGGCCGTATCTGTACTCTCGTTGCTGGGGGTGGGCGAGGGCTGCGAGTGTGTGGGCACTGCCACAGCCGGACTCCCAGCCCCACTGCTAGTCTTGATGGACAGAGGAATTGAGAGGTCCTTCTGGGACTCCTTGAGCTTCTCGGCCAAGACGTTGATGGTGTTGGGCTGCAACACTGACAGCTGCCCATCAGCAGAACTGCTCAATGCCCCTGGCTTCCCTGTTCCCTTCCGCTTATACCTTTGGGGCACAAGAAGATGTGAAGCAAGGGAACAGGCCAGGTGACCATACCCAGGAGTGCCCAAAAAATGGCTTGAATGCATCCTGACCTCCAGAGACTGACCCAAAAACTCCGTATACTTGGTCCAAGCAGCTTGAACCAGCCATGCTAAGCTGGCATCAAGCTCTGTCAGCTGCAGTCAAGTGTCCTCAAAGGACACCTCCTCTATTCCAGCTATCTCACTCCTGGCCTTTTGCCAGTGCCTTTTGTTCCAGCAAAGCTGCCTTCCCACCACCCACAtctcctccccatccctgccCAACCAACCCTTCAAGGCCTGGCTAAAAGGTCACTTCCAATAGCACATGATACATGCTTATGTACTCAGCCTTGTCCCCTAGCCCACCAAAAACTATTTGGGGACCTGCATTAGCCCTATCATGCCAGCGTCCCCCAGGGCCCCATACTCCACAGGTGCTCAACACTATCTGCTACACAGCATTCTGATACAGACTGAGATATTCAGGATGGGATCTGAAGCACCCAGAGCCTGGTAGCCTTAGAAAGCTGGGGCTAACCTAATGGCAGAGCTGGTGTTCTGCACGTCatcctcctcatcatcatcatagTCGTCCTCGTCATCTGAGTACTGCTGGGGTGGGCAGACTGGAACTCGGCTGCGGCCCACACCTGCCGCCAGGTCTTCTTCCTCCTGGGGCAGAGACCAGGGCAGTTACAAACAAGCACTGCTCAACCCAGGCTGAGCCTAgacacagccagagagaaagccaaCATGGTTTTCCAGACAGAGTCAGCTGAACCCCTCTGGGTGTTCCACGGGCTGTCCTTGGCTCGTAGGGAGGCTGCCACCCACTTACACTGCATAGAAGCCCATGGAGGGCTTCTAAGAGAAGCCGAGTGCCCTGAAACACATGCCTTTATTTTGTCAGTAAAACCCAATCCATCAAGTTGTACCAAGGATCGTGCCCCAAACATTTAATCCCACAGCCATGTAACTAAATTCAAAGaagctctccctgcctccctaaACCCTGCTGTTGTGGGGGCCTTTTCATATCAGGCAGAGGAAGCTAGCAACCCAGGCCCAGGCAGCTTGACCCAGCCATGCCAAGGGTGAACACCAAGGAACCAGACGGGGAAATTAATTGCCTGTTGCGGCCTCTCAAGAGAATCAAGAAGAGAATCCTGCCAGGGTGTCTCCAGCTTACCTGCATGGGGGACTTGGCATAGTTGTGATTGTCTAGGAAGGCCGGCAGCCGCTGGACAATGGGAGTGGGGTTGGGGGGAGCCCCATTGAGGCTGCTGCCTGGAGGCTTCACCACCAGCTTGGGTTTGCTGGGAGGGCTGTGGGTTGGAGCTTGTGTGCATGAACCAGCCACCTCCTCCGCACCATCTGAGACAGGGTAAGAACACAAGCAGGGCCTCCAGTAGGGTCTCCAAGAAAAGCTCACAGTCTCCCCAGCCCTGTGAAACAGCACTTCCCAGAGAGGAACAGCTAAACCAGCTGGTGGAATGGGAGTCAGCAAGCTCTAAGTCATGATCCCGCAAAGAGACAGGGAAAAGAATGAGATGggaaaaaagaggcagaaaaaaaaggctctagagaaaacaagaaagggaGTATACATTAGAGAGACGGGCCCAGGGGCCTGCGGTAACAGCAGCCCTTTACAGGTACCTTTCTTTAGGGAAGGACTGCTCTCCCTCTACCTTCTGAGTGGGGAAGAACACTGCCCAAGAACCTCCCCAGAAAAACACTTGCCCTGTTTGGGCCTCCCAGGACAAACTATTAGGGGGTAGCTCTGAGGCCCATTAAAGGTCCCAAACCCCCCAGTACCTGTGTGGGTGCCCTCAGAGGCTACAGGGACCCTGTGTGCCTCCAGCACCAGCGGGGACTTGTTGCTGGCTGGCTTGGACTCCTCAGGCAGCTGTGACTCTTGAGACTTGTGGGTCTGAATCAGCTCTGGCTGTGTTACTCTTATCAGCTAACAACAGAATCCAAGGCTCAGAGGAGGAAGGGTAGACCCAGGCGTCTACCTTAAACAGCTAAGGGCTGAGGgcctgaagaaataatggccttGGCTCTACCCATTCACTCACAGGGAAATAAAACAGCCAGACCCAACTTCCTTTTTAGAAGCTATTCTTCCACCCCACTCCAAGTCCCACCTTTCCCAcaaggagagcaaagaaaaggaatGGTTAGCTGAAGCCCAGACTATAAGAGAGAGAGTTCGGGAATCAGAGACAAATGTTGTGGGGGTAGAAAGGAGGAATGCAGGGAGGGTTGGGCTGGGCAGGGGCCAGGCAGAAGGGGCACCTACCTGCTGCAGAGCCTCTAGTACTGTCTGACGGTTCACTTTCAGCACGTGCAGCCTGGCCTCATACTTGATCCTTCGGTCGGGCACCACTGCCATCAGGTTGAAGCGGATGTCGTGGTAGGGCTCCCTGCAGTCACAGCCGCAGCCGTGAGAGCAGCTCCCGCCCTGGCCCCACCATCAGGTTGAAGCAGATATCCTGGCAGGGTTCCCTGCAGTCACACCTGCAGCTGTAGGTATAGGCCCCACCCCAATAGACGGGCAGCGACTAGCCATGCACGCCAGGCACCTCAGCTGGTACCTTCCAACGAGCTATATGAGGGCCTATCAGGAAGTGAACCAGCAGACCTGGGATACCTAAGGCTCCACTGgggcctgcccctcccccagcccacccAGGAACAGGCCACAGGCAGCCTAGGCAGGAAATGGGACAAGGAGTTGAGAACCCATGATCTAAGCCTCATCTTGCCAGATTTACCACATGGCCCTGCAATTTACAAATCACCTGGACACTCTCTGTCCCTCCCAAAGTAGATACAGAGGGTAGAAGAAAGCAGGCAAAGGGCCCTTACCCTGCAGTGGCGAGGCCAATACGCTCCATGATAACCCGCCGGGCCTTGTCTGTCCATTCCTCATCCTCTCCCCAGGGCCCTAGTGGAGACCAAGACAAGGAATCAGCGAGCAGGAAACCCTGAGTTTGGGCAGGCCAGGAGTgggaaggaagacagagaagagCAGTTGAGCCAGGGAGTCAGGAGCTGGTCGGGAAATAGGGTAGAGGGTGAAACACTGGCCAGGGCCAGGTGTCAGTATCCACGACCCCTGCCACTGGGTCCTACACACCAGAGGGCCCTGATCCCCAGCTCCCTAGGAGGTAGGCAGACACACCCAACAGGCCTCCAGCTCACAATGCCTACCA
It encodes the following:
- the BAP1 gene encoding ubiquitin carboxyl-terminal hydrolase BAP1 isoform X3, whose product is MPPARAGDAAGPVVCLFTLLVEDFGVKGVQVEEIYDLQSKCQGPVYGFIFLFKWIEERRSRRKVSTLVDDTSVIDDDIVNNMFFAHQLIPNSCATHALLSVLLNCSNVDLGPTLSRMKDFTKGFSPESKGYAIGNAPELAKAHNSHARPEPRHLPEKQNGLSAVRTMEAFHFVSYVPITGRLFELDGLKVYPIDHGPWGEDEEWTDKARRVIMERIGLATAGEPYHDIRFNLMAVVPDRRIKYEARLHVLKVNRQTVLEALQQLIRVTQPELIQTHKSQESQLPEESKPASNKSPLVLEAHRVPVASEGTHTDGAEEVAGSCTQAPTHSPPSKPKLVVKPPGSSLNGAPPNPTPIVQRLPAFLDNHNYAKSPMQEEEDLAAGVGRSRVPVCPPQQYSDDEDDYDDDEEDDVQNTSSAIRYKRKGTGKPGALSSSADGQLSVLQPNTINVLAEKLKESQKDLSIPLSIKTSSGAGSPAVAVPTHSQPSPTPSNESTDTASEIGSAFNSPLRSPIRSANPTRPSSPVTSHISKVLFGEDDSLLRVDCIRYNRAVRDLGPVISTGLLHLAEDGVLSPLALTEGGKGSSPSIRPIQGSQGSSSPVEKEVVEATDSREKTGLLPTAHGALLLASPHQRCNAGFWQELLALLKCVEAEIANYEACLKEEVEKRKKFKIDDQRRTHNYDEFICTFISMLAQEGMLANLVEQNISVRRRQGVSIGRLHKQRKPDRRKRSRPYKAKRQ
- the BAP1 gene encoding ubiquitin carboxyl-terminal hydrolase BAP1 isoform X7; the protein is MPPARAGDAAGPVVCLFTLLVEDFGVKGVQVEEIYDLQSKCQGPVYGFIFLFKWIEERRSRRKVSTLVDDTSVIDDDIVNNMFFAHQLIPNSCATHALLSVLLNCSNVDLGPTLSRMKDFTKGFSPESKGYAIGNAPELAKAHNSHARPEPRHLPEKQNGLSAVRTMEAFHFVSYVPITGRLFELDGLKVYPIDHGPWGEDEEWTDKARRVIMERIGLATAGEPYHDIRFNLMAVVPDRRIKYEARLHVLKVNRQTVLEALQQLIRVTQPELIQTHKSQESQLPEESKPASNKSPLVLEAHRVPVASEGTHTDGAEEVAGSCTQAPTHSPPSKPKLVVKPPGSSLNGAPPNPTPIVQRLPAFLDNHNYAKSPMQEEEDLAAGVGRSRVPVCPPQQYSDDEDDYDDDEEDDVQNTSSAIRYKRKGTGKPGALSSSADGQLSVLQPNTINVLAEKLKESQKDLSIPLSIKTSSGAGSPAVAVPTHSQPSPTPSNESTDTASEIGSAFNSPLRSPIRSANPTRPSSPVTSHISKVLFGEDDSLLRVDCIRYNRAVRDLGPVISTGLLHLAEDGVLSPLALTEGGKGSSPSIRPIQGSQGSSSPVEKEVVEATDSREKTGLELLALLKCVEAEIANYEACLKEEVEKRKKFKIDDQRRTHNYDEFICTFISMLAQEGMLANLVEQNISVRRRQGVSIGRLHKQRKPDRRKRSRPYKAKRQ
- the BAP1 gene encoding ubiquitin carboxyl-terminal hydrolase BAP1 isoform X5 → MPPARAGDAAGPVVCLFTLLVEDFGVKGVQVEEIYDLQSKCQGPVYGFIFLFKWIEERRSRRKVSTLVDDTSVIDDDIVNNMFFAHQLIPNSCATHALLSVLLNCSNVDLGPTLSRMKDFTKGFSPESKGYAIGNAPELAKAHNSHARPEPRHLPEKQNGLSAVRTMEAFHFVSYVPITGRLFELDGLKVYPIDHGPWGEDEEWTDKARRVIMERIGLATAGEPYHDIRFNLMAVVPDRRIKYEARLHVLKVNRQTVLEALQQLIRVTQPELIQTHKSQESQLPEESKPASNKSPLVLEAHRVPVASEGTHTDGAEEVAGSCTQAPTHSPPSKPKLVVKPPGSSLNGAPPNPTPIVQRLPAFLDNHNYAKSPMQEEEDLAAGVGRSRVPVCPPQQYSDDEDDYDDDEEDDVQNTSSAIRYKRKGTGKPGALSSSADGQLSVLQPNTINVLAEKLKESQKDLSIPLSIKTSSGAGSPAVAVPTHSQPSPTPSNESTDTASEIGSAFNSPLRSPIRSANPTRPSSPVTSHISKVLFGEDDSLLRVDCIRYNRAVRDLGPVISTGLLHLAEDGVLSPLALTEGGKGSSPSIRPIQGSQGSSSPVEKEVVEATDSREKTGLVRPGEPLSGEKYSPKELLALLKCVEAEIANYEACLKEEVEKRKKFKIDDQRRTHNYDEFICTFISMLAQEGMLANLVEQNISVRRRQGVSIGRLHKQRKPDRRKRSRPYKAKRQ
- the BAP1 gene encoding ubiquitin carboxyl-terminal hydrolase BAP1 isoform X1; translation: MPPARAGDAAGPVVCLFTLLVEDFGVKGVQVEEIYDLQSKCQGPVYGFIFLFKWIEERRSRRKVSTLVDDTSVIDDDIVNNMFFAHQLIPNSCATHALLSVLLNCSNVDLGPTLSRMKDFTKGFSPESKGYAIGNAPELAKAHNSHARPEPRHLPEKQNGLSAVRTMEAFHFVSYVPITGRLFELDGLKVYPIDHGPWGEDEEWTDKARRVIMERIGLATAGEPYHDIRFNLMAVVPDRRIKYEARLHVLKVNRQTVLEALQQLIRVTQPELIQTHKSQESQLPEESKPASNKSPLVLEAHRVPVASEGTHTDGAEEVAGSCTQAPTHSPPSKPKLVVKPPGSSLNGAPPNPTPIVQRLPAFLDNHNYAKSPMQEEEDLAAGVGRSRVPVCPPQQYSDDEDDYDDDEEDDVQNTSSAIRYKRKGTGKPGALSSSADGQLSVLQPNTINVLAEKLKESQKDLSIPLSIKTSSGAGSPAVAVPTHSQPSPTPSNESTDTASEIGSAFNSPLRSPIRSANPTRPSSPVTSHISKVLFGEDDSLLRVDCIRYNRAVRDLGPVISTGLLHLAEDGVLSPLALTEGGKGSSPSIRPIQGSQGSSSPVEKEVVEATDSREKTGLVRPGEPLSGEKYSPKLPTAHGALLLASPHQRCNAGFWQELLALLKCVEAEIANYEACLKEEVEKRKKFKIDDQRRTHNYDEFICTFISMLAQEGMLANLVEQNISVRRRQGVSIGRLHKQRKPDRRKRSRPYKAKRQ